A section of the Methanoregula formicica SMSP genome encodes:
- a CDS encoding metal-dependent hydrolase — protein MFVFAHAFLGALIGLGFWKLAGDRRALPLCILSALLPDLLNKPLALLFPGLLGAGRTIAHSLFFFSLVLIAGLLVWQYRHTLLGMACACGILSHQVLDAMWSVPATWFFPICGPFPTFILPDYLGHYFWLEISSLSEWIFAFASLVILICWSMGKPEFPTPVMTKQRIAALQVFAALFLGIMGVYLIVFGPAAVPHAFFAPTYDPVTDIMVGIMALCGAVVLVKWPVSATVPE, from the coding sequence ATGTTTGTCTTTGCCCATGCATTCCTTGGGGCACTCATAGGCCTTGGATTCTGGAAGCTGGCTGGTGACCGGCGTGCGCTTCCGCTGTGTATTCTCAGTGCACTCCTGCCCGACCTCCTTAACAAGCCGCTTGCCCTGCTGTTTCCGGGTCTGCTTGGCGCTGGCAGGACCATTGCACATTCCCTGTTCTTCTTCTCCCTTGTTCTGATTGCAGGTCTCCTCGTGTGGCAGTACCGACATACCCTTCTCGGAATGGCATGTGCATGTGGTATCCTCTCCCATCAGGTTCTCGATGCCATGTGGAGCGTACCGGCGACCTGGTTCTTCCCGATATGTGGTCCGTTCCCGACATTTATCCTCCCTGATTATCTTGGCCACTACTTCTGGCTGGAAATCTCCTCGCTCTCCGAGTGGATTTTTGCGTTCGCCAGCCTTGTTATCCTCATCTGCTGGAGTATGGGGAAGCCGGAATTCCCCACCCCCGTCATGACAAAACAACGGATTGCAGCATTGCAGGTATTCGCGGCCCTCTTTCTCGGGATCATGGGTGTATATCTGATTGTCTTTGGTCCGGCTGCGGTTCCCCATGCTTTCTTTGCCCCGACATATGATCCGGTAACGGATATCATGGTAGGGATCATGGCCCTGTGCGGTGCGGTTGTCCTCGTGAAATGGCCTGTGTCGGCCACTGTTCCTGAATGA